The following proteins come from a genomic window of Pseudomonas sp. MAG733B:
- a CDS encoding L,D-transpeptidase family protein: MLPRFPAVTRCLTLAAFCVAGPVAALELPLPPPGEDIVGQVQVIKAKYEDTFADLGTTYDLGYTEMVAANPGVDPWLPGAGTEIVLPTRFILPPGPREGIVINLAEYRLYYFPKGRNVVYTFPLGIGREGWGSPIAHTSIIAKTPNPTWTPPASIKAEHAADGDPLPNVVPAGPDNPLGPFKFTLGTPGYLIHGSNKKFGIGMRTSHGCFRMFNNNVLEMAGMVPVGTSVRILNDSYKFGVSGGKVYLEAHTPLDDKGNPSVVDKHTAVINAMLKREDITNNLRMNWDVVRDVVAAEDGLPVEIGVPSGAAPMVTSAPLDPLQ; the protein is encoded by the coding sequence ATGTTGCCGCGCTTTCCTGCCGTCACCCGCTGCCTGACTCTTGCCGCCTTCTGCGTGGCGGGTCCCGTTGCAGCTTTGGAGCTGCCACTACCACCGCCTGGGGAAGACATCGTCGGCCAGGTGCAAGTGATCAAGGCCAAGTACGAAGATACCTTCGCTGACCTTGGCACCACCTACGACCTGGGCTACACGGAGATGGTCGCGGCCAACCCGGGCGTCGATCCGTGGTTGCCGGGTGCCGGCACCGAGATCGTGTTGCCGACCCGTTTCATCCTGCCGCCGGGCCCGCGTGAAGGCATCGTCATCAACCTGGCCGAATACCGCCTCTACTACTTCCCGAAAGGCCGGAACGTGGTCTACACCTTCCCGCTGGGTATCGGTCGTGAAGGCTGGGGCTCGCCGATTGCCCACACCAGCATCATCGCCAAGACGCCGAACCCGACCTGGACGCCTCCAGCGTCGATCAAGGCCGAGCACGCCGCTGACGGTGATCCGCTGCCCAACGTGGTGCCGGCAGGCCCAGACAACCCGCTGGGGCCGTTCAAATTCACTCTGGGCACACCGGGCTACCTGATCCACGGTTCGAACAAGAAGTTCGGTATCGGCATGCGCACCAGCCACGGTTGCTTCCGCATGTTCAACAACAACGTGCTGGAAATGGCCGGCATGGTGCCAGTCGGGACATCCGTACGCATTCTCAACGACTCGTACAAGTTCGGCGTGAGTGGCGGCAAGGTTTACCTGGAAGCGCATACGCCGCTGGACGACAAGGGCAACCCGTCGGTGGTCGACAAGCACACTGCCGTGATCAACGCGATGCTCAAGCGTGAAGACATCACCAACAACCTGCGCATGAACTGGGATGTGGTGCGCGATGTGGTTGCGGCCGAAGACGGCCTGCCGGTGGAAATCGGCGTACCGAGCGGTGCTGCGCCAATGGTGACCAGTGCGCCCCTCGACCCGCTGCAGTAA
- a CDS encoding arylesterase — MRVWFLSAGLALMCMAQNAAAGTVLIVGDSISAGFGLDTRLGWVSLLEQRLKHEGFDDKVVNASISGDTSAGGQARLPALLAEHKPELVILELGGNDGLRGLLPTQLQQNLASMIDSSRASGAKVLLLGMQLPPNYGARYTKAFAEVFSNVAEEKKIPLVPFFLDGVGGHPDLMQADGIHPAAGAQDKLLENVWPTLKPLL; from the coding sequence ATGCGTGTGTGGTTTTTGAGTGCTGGCCTGGCCTTGATGTGCATGGCCCAGAACGCAGCGGCGGGTACTGTCCTGATCGTTGGCGATAGTATCAGCGCCGGTTTCGGGCTGGATACCCGGCTGGGGTGGGTGTCGTTGCTTGAACAACGGCTCAAACACGAAGGTTTCGACGATAAGGTGGTCAATGCGTCCATCAGCGGCGACACCAGTGCCGGAGGCCAGGCGCGGCTGCCGGCGCTGCTTGCAGAGCATAAGCCGGAGCTGGTTATCCTCGAATTGGGTGGCAATGACGGGCTGCGCGGATTGCTGCCAACGCAATTGCAACAAAATCTTGCTTCGATGATCGACAGCTCCCGCGCCAGTGGCGCCAAGGTGCTGTTGCTCGGCATGCAGTTGCCACCCAATTATGGCGCGCGTTACACCAAGGCTTTTGCCGAGGTCTTCAGCAACGTTGCCGAAGAGAAGAAAATCCCGCTGGTACCGTTTTTTCTCGATGGCGTGGGCGGTCATCCGGACCTGATGCAGGCGGACGGCATACACCCGGCGGCCGGGGCTCAGGACAAGTTGCTGGAAAATGTCTGGCCTACGCTAAAACCGCTGTTATGA
- a CDS encoding ABC transporter ATP-binding protein, with translation MGASILTAKNLSKVVPSAEGELTILHELSLELNKGDSLAIVGASGSGKSTLLGLLAGLDLPSSGEVTLAGQSLSNLDEDQRARIRAEHVGFVFQSFQLLDSLNALENVMLPLELDGRKDARGRATELLQRVGLGQRLTHSPRQLSGGEQQRVAIARAFAAEPDVLFADEPTGNLDSHTGERISDLLFELNKERGTTLVLVTHDERLAHRCRRLIRLEAGLLVAPLEP, from the coding sequence ATGGGCGCAAGCATTCTCACCGCGAAGAACCTCAGCAAAGTGGTTCCCAGCGCGGAAGGTGAACTGACTATCCTGCACGAACTCAGCCTGGAACTGAACAAGGGCGACAGCCTGGCCATCGTCGGCGCGTCCGGTTCCGGCAAATCCACCCTGCTCGGCTTGCTCGCCGGCCTCGACCTGCCCAGCAGCGGCGAAGTCACCCTCGCCGGCCAGAGCCTAAGCAATCTCGATGAAGACCAACGCGCGCGCATCCGCGCCGAGCACGTGGGTTTTGTATTCCAGTCATTCCAGTTGCTCGACAGCCTCAACGCCCTGGAAAACGTCATGCTGCCGCTGGAACTCGATGGCCGCAAAGACGCCCGTGGCCGTGCCACCGAACTGCTGCAACGGGTCGGCCTCGGTCAGCGCCTGACGCACTCGCCTCGCCAGCTCTCCGGCGGCGAACAGCAGCGCGTGGCGATTGCCCGGGCGTTTGCCGCCGAGCCCGACGTGTTGTTTGCCGATGAACCGACCGGCAACCTCGACAGCCACACCGGCGAGCGCATCAGCGATCTGTTGTTCGAACTCAACAAGGAGCGCGGCACGACCCTGGTGCTGGTGACTCACGATGAACGCCTGGCACATCGCTGCCGGCGCCTGATCCGTCTTGAAGCCGGCCTGCTGGTCGCCCCTCTGGAGCCTTGA
- a CDS encoding ABC transporter permease has translation MARLPLLRLFSLAIRQLLRDARAGELRVLFFALLVAVAASTAIGYFGARLNGAMMLRATEFLGADLVLEGSSPARTEQIRSGTELGLEHAQVVEFSSVIATDNGIQLSSIKAADIVYPLRGELKSAPAPFAPEESGGGPKPGEAWVEARLLTALDLKIGDSIDVGMKTLTLARVLTYEPDRAGNFYSLTPRVLINLSDLQATGVVQPGSRVSYRELWRGNATALETYRQLIKPGLAANQRIQDARDGNRQIGGALGKAERYLNMASLVAVLLAGVAVALSATRFATRRFDASALLRCLGLSRRETLVLFSLQLTVLGLLASISGAVIGWLAQLGLFALLHDLLPSDVPPGGLFPAIAGIGTGLVALAGFALPPLAALGRVPPLRVLRRDLLPIPSSTWMVYGAALGALGLIMWRLSLDLVLTFALLGGGVIAALVLGGLLLLLLKSLRRMLARASLPWRLGLGQLLRHPLAAAGQSLAFGLILLSMALIALLRGELLDTWQNQLPKNAPNYFALNILPADKQAFADRLMELSAQSAPLYPVVPGRLISINGEPVQQIVTKESAGDRAIQRDLSLTWAADLPAGNKLTAGNWWPEQTPDEIPGVSVEGKVAESLKLKLGDHLVFTVGGANREAKVTSLREINWDNFQPNFFMIFQPGTLKDLPATYLTSFYLAAGHDQQIVDLSRSFPAVTILQVEALLAQLRSILAQVTLAVEYVLLFVLAAGMAVLFSGLQATLDERIRQGALLRALGAERQLLVKARRIEFGLLGAVSGLLAAIGSEVVSLVLYRYAFDLPWHPHPWLLVLPLIGAVLIGGAGVFGTRRALNASPLTVLREG, from the coding sequence ATGGCACGTCTGCCGCTGTTGCGCCTGTTCAGTCTCGCCATCCGCCAATTGCTGCGTGATGCGCGCGCCGGTGAATTGCGCGTGTTGTTTTTCGCGTTGCTGGTGGCCGTGGCCGCGAGTACCGCCATCGGCTATTTCGGCGCCCGCCTCAACGGCGCCATGATGCTGCGCGCCACCGAGTTCCTCGGTGCCGATCTGGTGCTTGAAGGCAGCTCGCCAGCGCGAACCGAGCAGATCAGAAGCGGCACAGAACTGGGCCTCGAACACGCGCAAGTGGTGGAGTTCTCCAGCGTCATCGCCACCGACAACGGCATTCAACTGTCCAGCATCAAGGCCGCCGATATCGTCTACCCGTTGCGCGGCGAACTGAAGAGCGCACCTGCACCCTTCGCCCCGGAAGAGTCCGGTGGCGGGCCGAAACCCGGCGAAGCCTGGGTCGAAGCGCGGTTGCTGACGGCACTTGACCTGAAGATCGGCGACAGCATCGATGTCGGCATGAAAACCCTGACACTGGCACGCGTGCTGACCTACGAGCCGGACCGTGCCGGCAACTTCTACAGCCTGACGCCACGGGTGCTGATCAATCTCAGCGATCTTCAAGCCACCGGCGTGGTGCAACCCGGCAGCCGGGTCAGTTACCGCGAACTCTGGCGCGGCAACGCCACGGCGCTGGAAACTTATCGCCAATTGATCAAGCCCGGCCTTGCCGCCAATCAGCGTATCCAGGATGCCCGCGATGGCAATCGACAGATCGGTGGTGCCTTGGGCAAGGCTGAGCGTTACTTGAACATGGCCAGTCTGGTGGCCGTGTTGCTGGCCGGGGTGGCGGTGGCGTTGTCGGCGACGCGCTTCGCCACTCGCCGCTTCGACGCCAGTGCGCTGTTGCGTTGCCTGGGCTTGTCCCGCCGGGAAACCCTGGTGCTGTTCAGTTTGCAACTGACGGTCCTTGGATTGCTCGCCAGCATCAGCGGTGCCGTCATCGGCTGGCTGGCGCAACTGGGGCTGTTTGCTCTGCTGCATGATTTGCTGCCTAGCGACGTACCACCGGGTGGCCTGTTTCCAGCCATCGCCGGGATCGGCACCGGGCTGGTGGCACTGGCCGGTTTTGCCTTGCCGCCGCTGGCGGCGCTGGGTCGGGTGCCACCGTTGCGGGTATTGCGCAGGGACCTGCTGCCGATTCCCTCCAGCACCTGGATGGTCTACGGCGCCGCGTTGGGTGCCCTCGGACTGATCATGTGGCGCCTGAGCCTCGATCTGGTGCTGACCTTCGCCTTGCTTGGCGGCGGCGTCATTGCCGCGCTGGTGTTGGGTGGCTTGCTGTTGCTGCTGCTCAAAAGCCTGCGGCGCATGCTCGCCCGCGCCTCCTTGCCGTGGCGCCTCGGGTTGGGCCAGCTACTGCGTCATCCGCTGGCCGCTGCCGGGCAGTCACTTGCGTTCGGCCTGATCCTGCTGTCGATGGCATTGATCGCCTTGCTCCGTGGCGAATTGCTCGACACCTGGCAAAACCAGCTTCCAAAGAACGCACCCAACTATTTCGCCCTGAACATCCTGCCCGCGGACAAGCAAGCCTTTGCCGACCGCCTGATGGAACTGTCGGCGCAATCGGCGCCGCTATACCCCGTGGTGCCGGGGCGACTGATCAGCATCAACGGCGAACCGGTGCAGCAAATCGTCACCAAAGAGTCGGCGGGTGACCGGGCGATCCAGCGTGACCTGAGCCTGACCTGGGCAGCGGACCTGCCGGCGGGCAACAAACTCACTGCGGGCAACTGGTGGCCGGAGCAGACACCGGATGAGATTCCCGGAGTCTCGGTGGAGGGCAAAGTCGCCGAGAGCCTGAAACTCAAGCTCGGCGACCATCTGGTCTTCACCGTCGGCGGGGCCAATCGAGAGGCGAAAGTCACCAGCTTGCGGGAGATCAACTGGGACAACTTCCAGCCGAACTTCTTCATGATTTTCCAGCCAGGCACCTTGAAGGATCTGCCGGCGACTTACCTGACCAGCTTCTATCTGGCGGCGGGTCACGATCAGCAGATTGTCGATCTGTCACGGTCTTTCCCAGCGGTGACCATCCTGCAAGTCGAAGCGCTGCTGGCGCAGCTGCGCAGCATCCTCGCGCAGGTCACCTTGGCGGTGGAATATGTGCTGTTGTTTGTATTGGCAGCCGGGATGGCAGTGTTGTTCTCCGGCCTGCAAGCGACGCTGGATGAGCGCATCCGCCAGGGCGCGCTGCTGCGTGCGCTGGGGGCGGAGCGACAATTGCTGGTGAAGGCGCGGCGGATCGAGTTCGGCTTGCTCGGCGCGGTCAGTGGTTTGTTGGCGGCGATCGGCTCGGAAGTGGTGAGTCTGGTGCTGTACCGTTATGCGTTTGACCTGCCCTGGCATCCGCATCCGTGGCTGTTGGTGCTGCCGCTGATCGGCGCCGTGCTGATCGGCGGTGCCGGTGTGTTTGGCACCCGACGCGCCTTGAATGCCAGCCCGCTGACAGTTCTGCGCGAGGGTTGA
- the greB gene encoding transcription elongation factor GreB — translation MSRYRPPRTAGTALITPEGEARMRAEFHELWHVRRPQVTQSVSEAAAQGDRSENAEYTYGKKMLREIDSRVRFLTKRLEALKVVSEKPSDPNKVYFGAWVTIEDEDGKESRYRIVGPDELDLKQGLISIDSPLARALIGKALDAEVRVQTPTGEQCVYIVAIDYP, via the coding sequence ATGAGCCGCTATCGCCCTCCCCGCACCGCCGGCACCGCGCTGATCACCCCCGAAGGTGAAGCGCGGATGCGCGCCGAGTTTCACGAACTCTGGCACGTCCGCCGACCGCAAGTGACACAGTCTGTCAGCGAAGCGGCGGCGCAAGGCGATCGTTCAGAGAACGCCGAATACACCTACGGCAAAAAGATGCTGCGCGAGATCGACAGTCGCGTGCGTTTTCTCACCAAACGCCTGGAAGCCCTGAAGGTCGTCAGCGAAAAACCCAGCGATCCGAACAAAGTCTATTTTGGCGCGTGGGTCACCATCGAAGACGAAGACGGCAAGGAGTCGCGCTATCGCATCGTCGGGCCGGATGAACTGGACCTGAAGCAAGGCCTGATCAGCATCGACTCACCGCTGGCCCGCGCACTGATCGGCAAGGCACTGGACGCCGAGGTTCGGGTCCAGACGCCTACCGGCGAACAGTGCGTGTATATCGTGGCGATCGATTATCCCTGA
- a CDS encoding class I SAM-dependent methyltransferase: protein MNALSPVIRPAPITAHLTQRNPKILLGGKHQPTLLRYLDGWPRRTGGPAAFLIQFVEDGESLARFAGDSFDLAVIQSPSAEDAPEMIRQLTRVARQGLITRR from the coding sequence ATGAATGCACTAAGCCCCGTTATACGTCCCGCGCCGATCACGGCACATCTCACCCAGCGCAATCCAAAAATCCTGCTTGGCGGTAAACATCAGCCGACGCTCTTGCGCTACCTCGATGGCTGGCCACGTCGCACCGGTGGTCCGGCAGCCTTCCTGATCCAGTTTGTTGAAGACGGCGAATCCCTGGCTCGCTTTGCCGGCGACAGTTTCGACCTGGCAGTGATCCAGTCGCCCAGCGCTGAAGATGCCCCCGAAATGATCCGGCAACTGACCCGCGTCGCCCGGCAAGGGCTGATTACCCGGCGCTGA
- a CDS encoding DoxX family protein — protein sequence MSTLINKVLFTRAGYGLTVLRIFVGIIFAAHGSQKLFGAFGGYGLAGTAQYMESIGLAPGYLMATLAGGTEFFAGLALIIGLLARPAALGLTFLSLVAIFSVHISNGLFMANNGYEFALALLGGSIAVLIEGAGKLSADRAIAG from the coding sequence ATGAGCACACTGATCAACAAGGTTCTGTTTACCCGCGCCGGCTACGGCCTGACTGTTCTGCGAATTTTCGTCGGCATCATCTTCGCTGCCCACGGTTCGCAGAAACTCTTCGGGGCATTCGGCGGCTACGGTCTGGCCGGCACCGCGCAGTACATGGAAAGCATCGGCCTGGCGCCGGGCTACCTGATGGCGACGCTGGCGGGCGGTACTGAGTTCTTCGCCGGTCTGGCATTGATCATTGGCCTGCTGGCTCGTCCGGCGGCGTTGGGCCTGACCTTCCTCTCGCTGGTGGCGATTTTCTCGGTGCACATCAGCAACGGTCTGTTCATGGCCAACAACGGCTACGAGTTCGCCCTGGCCTTGCTCGGTGGCAGCATCGCGGTACTGATCGAAGGCGCCGGCAAGCTCTCGGCCGACCGTGCCATCGCTGGCTGA
- a CDS encoding transglycosylase SLT domain-containing protein yields MIRPSVLLLLCCSLLLPVSAVARLPGPLQAVPAAKVRDLTEIRSSRVLRVLVNQSRNSSGEVQGQAIGVEYHRLRAFEQYLNGHARDGQEITLKIIPKAKDQLLGALQRGEGDLVAPGELLDLRAGYAVSTSEPIASNIPLVLVGIKGERRYTRLEQLSGKTLALPTGSAAGDAVSQINQKLALHKLPPVTIEWVDPSLAVEDVLEMVQGGIFHLTIVEQPIAERWSKILPKLRLDRQVLVSEPGEEFWFVRRDASMLRASIDRFLAGYKKPSDQDVAFLRIYRRLYQVHYPLAKADRQRLEKLRPVLQKHADAQGMDWLNLAALAFKESGLQPKARSGGAPTGLMQITPSAAQRVGVSNIQDLDANVQAGAKYLAMIRRKFFASPKLNERERMAFVLAAYNIGPERVQGMRAEARRRGLNPNQWFFQVERIAMEQVGMGPVSYVNSVNKYYLAFDRERESLEPQGQKVALRK; encoded by the coding sequence ATGATTCGTCCCTCGGTTTTGCTCCTGCTGTGCTGTTCGCTGCTGCTGCCGGTCTCGGCGGTCGCGCGTCTGCCCGGACCGCTGCAAGCCGTGCCGGCCGCCAAGGTCCGGGACCTGACGGAAATCCGCAGCAGTCGCGTGCTCCGAGTGCTGGTCAACCAGAGCCGCAACAGCTCCGGCGAAGTCCAGGGCCAGGCCATCGGTGTCGAATATCATCGGTTGCGCGCCTTCGAACAATACCTCAACGGTCACGCCCGTGACGGTCAGGAAATCACCCTCAAGATCATCCCCAAGGCCAAGGATCAGTTGCTCGGCGCGTTGCAGCGCGGGGAGGGCGATCTGGTGGCGCCGGGTGAATTGCTCGACCTGCGAGCCGGTTACGCCGTCAGTACCAGTGAGCCGATTGCCAGCAACATCCCGCTGGTGCTGGTCGGCATCAAGGGCGAACGGCGCTATACCCGTCTCGAACAACTGTCGGGTAAAACCCTGGCATTGCCCACCGGCAGCGCCGCCGGGGACGCCGTCAGCCAGATCAATCAAAAGCTCGCGCTGCATAAATTGCCACCGGTCACCATCGAGTGGGTCGATCCGAGCCTGGCGGTCGAGGACGTGCTGGAAATGGTTCAGGGCGGGATTTTTCACCTGACCATCGTCGAACAACCGATTGCCGAGCGCTGGAGCAAGATCCTGCCTAAATTGCGTCTCGACCGGCAGGTGCTGGTCAGCGAGCCGGGCGAGGAGTTCTGGTTTGTGCGCCGCGATGCCTCGATGTTGCGGGCCAGCATTGACCGTTTCCTCGCCGGTTACAAAAAACCGTCGGATCAGGACGTCGCTTTCCTGCGGATCTATCGGCGTCTCTATCAAGTGCACTATCCCTTGGCCAAGGCTGACCGGCAGCGTCTGGAAAAACTTCGTCCGGTGCTGCAAAAACATGCCGACGCCCAAGGCATGGACTGGCTGAACCTGGCGGCGTTGGCGTTCAAGGAGTCAGGCCTGCAACCCAAGGCGCGCAGTGGCGGCGCGCCGACCGGCCTGATGCAGATCACGCCTTCCGCGGCGCAGCGAGTCGGCGTCAGCAATATTCAGGATCTCGATGCCAATGTGCAGGCCGGGGCCAAGTACCTGGCGATGATTCGTCGCAAGTTCTTCGCCAGCCCCAAACTCAACGAGCGCGAGCGCATGGCGTTCGTGCTGGCGGCCTACAACATCGGCCCGGAGCGGGTGCAGGGGATGCGCGCCGAGGCACGGCGGCGCGGGTTGAATCCCAATCAGTGGTTCTTTCAGGTTGAGCGCATCGCCATGGAGCAGGTGGGAATGGGACCTGTCAGCTATGTTAATAGCGTGAACAAGTATTACCTGGCGTTCGATCGGGAGCGGGAGTCGTTGGAGCCCCAGGGGCAAAAAGTTGCCCTTCGTAAGTGA
- a CDS encoding TatD family hydrolase, with the protein MQLIDIGVNLTNPSFADKHQAVLDRAYAAGVCQLVLTGTNVEGSEQALELCQQLDESAQRLFATAGIHPHAASDWNADSASRLRSLLKESNVVAVGECGLDFNRDFSPRPQQEKVLEEHLALAVELQMPVFLHERDASQRLLEILRDYRDQLPAAVVHCFTGEKSALFSYLDMDLHIGITGWICDERRGTHLHPLVKEIKRGRLMLESDAPYLLPRSLRPKPKNGRNEPAYLTEVLREVALHRGETEEDLAAHTTACARAFYGLPTIPL; encoded by the coding sequence ATGCAACTCATCGATATCGGCGTCAACCTGACCAACCCCAGTTTTGCCGACAAGCATCAGGCTGTACTCGACCGCGCTTATGCCGCCGGCGTCTGCCAATTGGTGCTGACCGGCACCAACGTCGAGGGCAGCGAACAGGCGCTGGAACTGTGCCAGCAACTGGACGAAAGCGCGCAACGGCTGTTTGCCACCGCCGGCATTCATCCCCATGCGGCCAGCGACTGGAACGCCGACAGCGCCAGTCGACTGCGCAGCCTGCTCAAGGAATCGAACGTAGTCGCCGTGGGCGAATGCGGCCTGGATTTCAACCGCGATTTCTCGCCGCGCCCGCAACAGGAAAAAGTCCTCGAAGAGCATCTGGCGCTGGCGGTCGAGTTGCAGATGCCGGTGTTCCTGCACGAGCGTGATGCCAGCCAGCGTCTGCTGGAAATCCTGCGCGACTACCGCGATCAATTGCCGGCCGCCGTAGTGCACTGCTTCACCGGGGAAAAATCGGCGCTGTTCAGTTACCTCGATATGGACCTGCACATCGGCATCACCGGCTGGATCTGCGACGAGCGCCGCGGTACTCATCTGCATCCGCTGGTGAAAGAGATCAAGCGCGGGCGCCTGATGCTCGAAAGCGATGCGCCGTACCTGCTGCCGCGCAGCCTGCGGCCGAAGCCGAAGAACGGCCGCAATGAGCCGGCGTATCTGACCGAGGTGTTGCGCGAAGTGGCGTTGCATCGCGGGGAGACAGAGGAAGATCTGGCGGCGCACACGACTGCGTGCGCACGGGCGTTTTATGGTTTGCCCACTATCCCCCTGTAA
- a CDS encoding methyl-accepting chemotaxis protein: protein MGAWLSNISLKYKFWAVNAVAFITTLLLVVYAVQLEQQALTQAVQASVQAQARLLGTWPAEQPLPKAENMLTFNRGQVPVLNEQEVPQLTNANGWVDINTMPLLGKNLLIGAQVFTRADGQQVAVIAHGPSLSQLLSERFANYAVAVLILMLAMLGASQLLIRFLLSQLNTLKDVMLHVEKTGDLSARVPLACRDEVGQMANAFNAMQAGYQRVVNTVANTARQLDDGAARLASSMNEVRHGMLGQQSETDQAATAINEMTATVYHIAQHAGATRDLSQSADTLAGSGQAVVMRVQKSIAGLSTGVQQTAEMIQRLAEDSQKINGVVNVIHSIAEQTNLLALNAAIEAARAGEMGRGFAVVADEVRNLAKRVQTSTDEITVMVSALQAGTRDAVDFMQESSFKADDCVQQAQEAGAALAEITGAVAQMRESNTQIAVAAEQQSQVAEEMNRAVVSIRDVTDNTVQQTVSSATTSNELAALAGELSKAIGQLKL, encoded by the coding sequence ATGGGTGCCTGGCTTAGCAATATCTCGTTGAAGTACAAATTTTGGGCGGTGAACGCTGTCGCGTTCATCACCACTTTGCTGCTGGTGGTATACGCAGTGCAGCTCGAACAGCAAGCCCTGACCCAGGCAGTGCAGGCATCGGTACAGGCTCAAGCCCGATTGCTCGGCACCTGGCCTGCCGAGCAACCGTTACCCAAAGCCGAAAACATGCTGACGTTCAATCGCGGGCAGGTTCCGGTGCTGAACGAGCAAGAGGTGCCGCAACTGACCAATGCCAATGGTTGGGTAGATATAAATACCATGCCGCTGCTGGGCAAAAACCTGCTGATAGGTGCCCAGGTATTCACTCGGGCGGACGGCCAACAGGTCGCGGTGATTGCCCATGGCCCGAGCCTGAGCCAGCTACTCAGTGAACGCTTTGCCAACTATGCGGTAGCGGTCTTAATCCTGATGCTGGCGATGCTCGGGGCCTCGCAATTGTTGATCCGATTCCTGCTCAGCCAGCTCAACACCTTGAAAGACGTGATGCTGCACGTCGAGAAGACCGGCGATCTGTCGGCCCGCGTCCCGCTGGCGTGCCGCGACGAAGTCGGGCAGATGGCCAATGCCTTCAACGCGATGCAGGCCGGTTATCAACGGGTGGTCAACACCGTCGCCAACACCGCGCGGCAACTGGACGACGGCGCCGCCCGGCTGGCGTCGAGCATGAACGAAGTGCGTCACGGCATGCTCGGCCAGCAGAGCGAAACCGACCAGGCCGCCACCGCCATCAACGAAATGACCGCCACGGTCTACCACATCGCCCAACACGCCGGCGCCACCCGTGACCTCTCGCAATCGGCCGATACCCTCGCCGGCAGTGGGCAGGCAGTGGTCATGCGTGTACAGAAGTCGATTGCCGGGCTGTCCACCGGTGTGCAGCAGACCGCCGAGATGATTCAGCGTCTGGCCGAGGACAGTCAGAAGATCAACGGCGTGGTCAATGTGATTCACAGCATTGCCGAGCAGACCAACCTCCTGGCGCTGAACGCCGCCATTGAAGCGGCCCGGGCCGGTGAAATGGGTCGTGGTTTTGCCGTGGTCGCCGATGAAGTGCGCAACCTGGCCAAGCGTGTGCAAACCTCGACGGATGAAATCACAGTGATGGTTTCGGCGTTGCAGGCCGGAACGCGGGATGCCGTGGACTTCATGCAGGAGAGCTCGTTCAAGGCCGACGACTGCGTGCAACAGGCACAAGAGGCTGGCGCGGCGCTGGCGGAAATCACCGGGGCGGTGGCGCAGATGCGTGAAAGCAATACGCAGATCGCGGTGGCGGCCGAGCAGCAAAGCCAGGTCGCAGAAGAAATGAACCGCGCAGTAGTGAGCATCCGCGACGTCACCGATAACACGGTGCAGCAGACGGTCAGCTCGGCGACCACCAGTAATGAGCTGGCGGCATTGGCCGGGGAGTTGAGCAAGGCGATCGGTCAACTCAAACTCTAA